A DNA window from Alligator mississippiensis isolate rAllMis1 chromosome 11, rAllMis1, whole genome shotgun sequence contains the following coding sequences:
- the LOC102576961 gene encoding olfactory receptor 2T27, with protein sequence MKSENETFLADFVLLGFLRRTSVHMFPMAMILLAFIAALSGNALLILLIQVDSSLHSPMYFFLRQLAFMDICQTLIIVPKMLADFLIPGNPISPAGCGAQIFLVLTMGVSECLLLAVMAYDRYIAICNPLQYPILMSRNICFLLSAGVWMAASVNALFHTVFTLALPYCGSKEIDHFFCEVPALLKLSCSDTSRYETLLYVTGIVVLLIPSSLILATYTCILSRVLRMKSTKGQQKALATCSSHLTVVVMFYGAVIFMYMRPSSYHSPEQDKIVSLFYTIVPPVLNPLIYSLRNRDVLHALRKWIGKCRDFQQD encoded by the coding sequence ATGAAGAGTGAGAATGAAACCTTTTTAGCAGACTTCGTTCTGCTGGGATTCCTGAGACGGACCAGTGTACACATGTTCCCCATGGCCATGATCTTATTAGCTTTCATCGCTGCCTTGTCTGGGAATGCTCTCCTCATACTTCTAATCCAagtggattcctcccttcactcccccatgtatttcttcctcagACAATTGGCCTTCATGGACATCTGTCAGACACTGATAATTGTCCCCAAAATGTTAGCTGACTTCCTGATCCCAGGCAaccccatttctccagctggctgtggggctcagaTTTTCCTTGTGCTGACCATGGGTGTATCAGAGTGCCTCCTCCTGGCAGTCATGGCTTATGACAGGTACATAGCGATCTGCAACCCCTTGCAGTACCCCATCCTCATGAGCAGGAACATCTGCTTTCTTTTATCAGCTGGGGTCTGGATGGCAGCATCAGTAAATGCCCTGTTTCACACAGTGTTTACACTGGCTCTCCCCTACTGTGGCTCCAAAGAGATTGaccacttcttctgtgaggtcccagccctgctcaaattgtcctgctctgacacctcTCGATATGAGACTCTGCTGTATGTGACTGGCATTGTTGTGCTCCTCATCCCTTCTTCCCTTATACTAGCCACTTACACTTGTATCCTCTCCAGGGTCCTGAGAATGAAGTCAACTAAGggacagcagaaagctctggccacctgctcctcccatctGACTGTGGTGGTCATGTTTTACGGGGCAGTcatcttcatgtacatgagacccagCTCCTACCACTCTCCAGAGCAAGACAAGATTGTGTCTCTGTTTTACACTATTGTCCCCCCAGTACTCAAtccactcatctacagcctgagaaacagggatgtcttACATGCCCTCAGAAAGTGGATTGGGAAATGCAGAGACTTCCAGCAAGATTGA